The sequence gtttccgattctgtgtctccctctctctctgaccctcccccattcgtgctctgtctctctctgtctcaaaaataaataaacgttaaaaaaaaaaaaaaagaaagatgcgGTGGAACCAGGGTTTTGAAATGCAATAAATACGGTTGTACAAGAGAACGAGACAGGGAACCAGCAGCTGCTTTTGCAAGGGAGTAGTGTAGCAGGCATCAGACCCTGCCCCCAATGAAGGGCGACAAATCGCTCTCCACCTCAGGGAACCATTGCCACACAGGACCTTACCAGGGCAGGGCAAGGATAGACCGCAAATGAGGATGCCTTCGGCTGGATGCAGAGACGTtcaggaggtgggagaggcaTCTCACCCCAGGCAGTTTCTCTCCACCAGTCATGGCATCCTGTGTGCTCATGACAAAGGCAGTGTCTCAGTTCAGGACGCTCCCGCTGCCAACCACAAAGACCCCAACCCAAACCGGCTCGCACAGGAAGGACCACATGGCTCGTGCGACTCAGAAGTGCCGAGCGGGGATACCGGGCTTGGTTGATTCGGAGGCTCCATAATACTGTGACCAGAGAACACAGCTTCCTTTGTTGTCCCCACCCTCCTGTCCACCATGTCAACTTTGTCCCAAGACTGGCTCATCTTGCAGTCACCAGATGGGGCCACAGGCTACCTGTCCAGCAGGGGAGAGGATCTCTTCTACTTCCGTGCCATGCCTGTCTGGGTTCGCTTTCCGGGACAGGTGCCCACCCCTGTGCTAAAAACAGTACCCAGGAGCCCATGGGATCACGTTAAGCAGGTCCCCCTGCCCCAACCCAGAGCTGGGGCCGGGAAGGGATTCCGAAAGCCAGGGGATCTGGAGGAAAGGCAGAATAGAGAGGGAACGGATGTTGGAGGACAGCCAGGAACACCCCAACTTTGTGCTCTGGCGATGCATTTTAAGCTCTTGTCACAGGCTCTTGAGCTTATCAAGGGGCTCACAAATTCAGAGCCAGCGAGCAGGAGGGAGCACCCACCCAGGCTCTGCGGAGGCTTGAAGCAACACGGAGTGAACCTTACTCAGAACTGAGCCCCGTCGTTCTCTCTTTGCGTCCAGCATCCCAGACAAACAGGGACTGTGTTTTTGAGAAGCAGGTGCAGGGCAATGGAAATGACACAAATTTGGAGTCCAAACGTCTGAAGGCTCAGTTATATATCACTTGTCAGTTGTATGACCTTCAACTTGCTCAAGCTTCTGATTCCTCGTGTGATAATATAATAAacgtaatgttttttttttttaatttatttattttgacagagagagaaggtgtgtgtgtgcgtgcgtgcgagcaggggaggggcagagatggagggagagagagaaccccaagcgggctccacgctgtcagtgcagagcctgacgtggggctcgatctcatgaaccatgagatcaagacctgagccgaaatccagggtcagacacttaacgccctgagccacccaggcgccccgatagtgTAATAATTGTAACTCGGGCTTGGGTGAAATATCGGAGGTGGGCACCACTTTGTGGAGGATAAAAAGACGTGGAGACCTGTCATTCCTGTCTATGTGTGTGTCCGTTGGGGGCCCCGGGCTCCAGTCAGGGGCACAGCCTTCCTCCCCCAGCTCGCTGCCCCGCTTTCTCATCCACCCCTCCTTCAAGGTCTGGCTCATGCCCTGGCCCCTCCCCGAGGCCCTCCCAGACTCCTGCTTGCCCCCTGCACACACCATCCGCTCTCCCCCCAGGGCTGTTCATACAGACTGCCCGATGCCTGCTTCTGTACTGCGGCCCCAAACTGCCAAGTATGCCTGCTGTTTACTCTCCGGCGTGTGATTGACTCCCCAGCTCCCCTGTACCTGCAGATAAAGAGCTGTGTCTCTCACCTCTCTGTAGCTCAGAATGCAGGAGTGGAGCAAGCCTTGAAAATCACGTGTCACTTGAGGTGACACACTCAGAGAGGTGCGATGACCTCTGCCAAAAGTTGCTCAGCTTCGGTGGCACGGTCAGTATTAGAGGCCAGGTCCCTCGATGCCCGGGGACACCGTCGATGGAGTGAGTTTGCAAATCGCACAGGTCCCTCTGTGGGTGGTTGCTGTGCGTAGCGGTGACAAACGTTTCTGATGAGTAGGTGTTGTGCCAGGCAAAGGCTTGAAGGCGGGAAAGGGGTCGGGAGCCACGGTGGCAGCGGGCTTTGGGGTCAGGCCGATCTAGATGTAAATGTGCGGCCACCCCGCTGTCTGCTCCTGGGCGGCTGTGCTTTTCCAGCCTGTACGAGCCGGGCACACTCAGCAGAGACCGGGACAGTCTCGGTTGCGCTGCAGTCTGCTGGGCGGTGTTTCCGAGAGAGGAAGGAAGTGTTTTATCCCCTCTAAGCCCTTTAGGGACTTGAGAAGAAGAGGAGGTAAAGCAGCAGCAGGCCACCTGCACGGCGGCCGCCTGTGGCCCCTTTGAGCCCCAGTGCATTCCTGGATAATTAAGGTCACCGAGGTCCAGCCTCCCTCGGGGACGGTCGGAGACAGAGGGTCAAGGAGAGCAGAATGTCCGGGATTTATCCCGGGAGAGTGAAACGTAGACTGTGCAAACACTCTAAACACGCACTTGGAAACCACGTGAACTTCTGAGTGCTGTCCCCCCTCCAGGACTGCAtcacccccactgccacccctGCCCGACACTCCCCAGTCCCTGGGTCACAGAGCAGCCTTGACCCCTGGCCAGCCCCTCCAGCagccacagagaagggagagacagcAGGGCCAGcgaggagggcaggaggctgcTTGGGGGACTCTATTGTGGGTCTGCACCTGCCCCAATTTGAGGGTTATTTTATGGGCTACCCACCCAGCATTTTGAGTTCTAGGTCTGGCCATCAGTCCCTGACTTCCCGGGGACTAGGCAGACCCCTGATATTGCTGCCTGGTATATGAGTTGGAATCCCTTAGGTAGAAGAGATCTCAGTCCCTAgtggagggaaagacagaagatTCCACTGGTCTGTGTGACGCAGCCCTGCATACTTAAAGCTTCACAAGCAAGCAGGCCTTTGTGTAGAGAAAAAGATGCCCTTTCCTCCAGGTGGACTAAGACCCTACCTCAGGGCACACAGCTGGGCATGTGGTGCACACACTGCATTTCAACCCTCACTTGCCCCTCATCGGGGCTCCTTTGTGCAGTGCACAAACCATACAACTGAACATGGCAGCCCTAGCCACGGGTTTATATTGCATCCTCCCTGTGAGCAGACGCTGTGCAGGCACCATGGATACAGAAGGAGCAAGATAAGACATAATCCCTGTGCTTATGGAGCTCACACAAGACTGGACACAAACAGGCCaacctatgaaaaaaaaataacaatataggGGCGAGCTCAAAGCTATAAAGCAAAGAGCAGGATGTGGTGAAAGGGAGGGACAGGCTTGGGGGAGGGACTTAATTTACAGCAGGTGAAGGTGGGGGGgtggtttggggggaggggttggggtcCAGAAATCAGACTCAGAAAGAGTTCAGCCCTGTTTGAGAAGCAGGGAGCCCAGTGACGGGAGCTGTGCAAAGGGAAGATTCTGGGACAATGTCAGAAAGGTGAGTAGGGCCGGGTTGGGCCAGTGCTTGTAGGTCTCttgaaggcggggggggggggggggggtggggtgcggtgAGAGAACAAGAAGCAGGTGGCACAGGTGATGGGCCTGGATAACCCCAGGGGACACAGCAGAAGACCACTGgacagggggaggaagggggaggatgAACAGGGCCCAGGTGTCATCGCAACCGCAGTGTTGTGGATTCTGCTGTGTTTGAAAGTGACATTCTGGCTGCTTGGGTGGTGCCTCTCGGAGCATAAAGggaccccagccctccctctgcctcccgtGAAAGGGCGGGTCATGGCTTCTCCTTTCTGTGGGTAGAAAACAGGCGGGAGGTCTTCTCGTGGACTAATCAGAGTGACGTGTGTTTGCAGTTCAATGTTAAAAAGTCCACGGAGCCCGTCCAGCCCCGAGCCCTCCTCAAGTTGCCAGACATCTACGGACCCAGGCCGGCTGTGACAGCCCCGGAGGTCATCAACTATGCGGACTATACCCTGAGGACCACGGAGGAACCTGTTGCACCTGCCAGCCCCCAGGCCCCGAATGACAGCCGCCTCAAGAGGCAGGTCACAGAGGAACTGTTCATCCTTCCTCAGAATGGTAGGGGTCTCCTGCCCCTCGTTCTTCCACGGGCAGTACTCAGGGGGGCTCACGGCGTCTCATGGCCAGTCCCAGCATTTGACGCTGGGCAAGCACGGGGGCACAGGGCCTGGGAATTACAGTCCTTTATTCCTGTGGACCTATTGCTACCCGGCTTCTCTCTGAGGCCTCCAGCTTCCGACTGGGGAGTGGAGAGTCCTTTTCAACTCACGTGGAGGGGCCATGATTGAAGCGTGGGCTTCCAGAGTCCCGGGGCCAATTCTCTGCCCTTTGACGTACTCCTCGTGGGGCCTTGGTCATGTGGCTAACCTCtccggacctcagtttcctcgtaCCTGAAATGGGATTCTGCTGTTGTCTTCCCGGGAGGGCTGTTGCAAAGTGTAAATAAAACaatgcatataaagtgcttagcccAGGGCGTGGCAGCAAAGGTGTAACCAAAGCGTGTTGTTATCATTATTGTTTCTATCCTGCTTCTCATCAGCGTCCACTTCGAGATGCAGCAACCTTTCGGGGTACAGGGCTGTGCTGGGCGCTGGGGCAGATACGCGAAGCAGGCACAGCCCCTACCCCAAAGAGCATGCAGGCTGTCCTAAGGAGGCAAGAAACACATCCAGGAGAACGGATTCTTGTGTGGTCTGGGGTTTTATTTGTGTGGTCGGAGAGGCAGACGGGACAAGGGGAGGCAGCGTAACTGGCTCCGACATTGACCCCAATTTTTACGCATCTCCTGGCCTGGGTCCAACTGGAGCGCATGCTGGCCAGTGAGCcggtgcccccgccccccacccagaaCCACAGCGATTAGCCTGGCGTTTCTTCAAGAACAATTTGCAAGGTGCCTGTGGCAGGAACGCATCTGCCCAGCTCTTAGCCccgcattttaaaaagatgtcaaaTAGACCCGCTGAGGACCCGACAGCTTAAGATCCGAGGGTGAGGAAGAGCTTGCACGTGGAGCGTTAGGGGTAGTAATCATAATcacaagagggctcccctttctcggGAACCCCAGGTTTCCCAAAGCTCGGGGGGAGCCAGGATTGGATGCTGCCCACCAGGAAGAACAGGGCAGCgtgtcagagcctggaactttaAAGAATTCGGAACACATTAGTTTGTCTTCTCTTTGCCATCGTTCGTCATTGTTCCCCACCCCAGAACGCTGGTTCCATAGACATCTATCAGGAGTTGATTCTTCAGCAAATATTGACCAGAGGCAAGGGAGTGCAGGCGACGAGGATGCCAAATTCATCGGACACTGTTCCCGTGATGGCCAACGTGTCCTGCTCCCACCAGTGATGATCCTCAGCCCCCCGGGGAGCTCAGAATTCTGTTTCTGGAAGCAGAATCTATTCTTGCATTGCCAAGCCGTGCCAGCTTTGGTCTGGCTTTGATTTGGTTTTGAATTTGAAGGCTGAGGTAGCCTGAGAGGGGAGAGCTGTGGGTGCCAGGCAGGACCCTTCTGGCACTGACCCTGCTGTGATCATCTCTGTGGTGCCCCTGGGAGCCACCTGAGTCCTGTGTTCGGGACGGTCTCGCTTTACGCATTGCTCACATCGTGGTCAGTCTGTTCCTTACTTAACACGCACCAGAGGAATTTTTCCCCACGCGCAGGAACCCCACAACAAgccattttggaaattaaataggCCTTTAAATTTCTACCCTCTAAAGTTGTTCTGAGAATCAAAACTTTTTCAGTTCCAATTTGCTCGAAGTGGAGTCGGCTACAGCTGCTGGATCCTTTAATTCTCGTATTATGTTTGACTAACGAGAATCTTCCAGATGTTTGACTCCTGTTccagtgaggggcagagtgagTGATATTTGTGGTTTGGGGGGAACTTCTGAATCATTTAATGCAAGTAACTCTAGGAAGGAGACACTGTTATCATTCCCATtacaaagatgaggaaactgaggttcgaAGAAGTCAAgtagcttgtccaaggtcacataactcTTAAGTGGCAGCTCCTGTGTGACACCAAAGGCCATGTCTTGAGCACTGGGCTGTGACGGTCCCTTAACATGTAATCCCAGGACCGCAGGTGTCACCCTGGGGTGGCCACCATGACTTGGCCCCCGGCTAGAGCGCTTTTGGTTTCCATTCGTGGCATGGGTAGCACATGGGAAAGAGAGGATCTAGAAAAACAAGGACCATAGTGCGGGTGGCAGTGACGGCCTTACCTCTCTGGACAGGTGTGGTAGAGGATGTGTGTGTCATAGAGGCCTGGAACCCAGAGAAGGCCGCCAGTTGGAACCAAGCCCCCAAACTCCACTACCGCTTGGACTATGACCAGCAGAAGGCGGAACTGTTTGTGACTCGCCTGGAAGGTATTACTTGTATTTGACTTTCATGGGCTTCCGTGGGTGCGTCTCCCCTGGAGGAGCTGTATAGGAGGAATGGGAGCACCTGAGGCTGGAGGGAGCACTCAGTGCTAGATTAGCACTCGGTAAAGAACGGAccctgaagtgtgtgtgtggtggggggtggggggcggaatCCACTCCCCTCTCATATAACATTCAAAGTGGAGAATCCTGGTTGgcctctttctcttccaaatgGTGATTCAAACCTCTTTCCTCCAAATGGTGATTCAGGGACCAGGTTCCTTCCATCAGGGTCCCTGTTATCCTCTCAGGCCCCCTTGTCATCTGTATCtagcaggtggagagagagggagaagagggagggagcacaACCACCCCTTAAAAGCCATGACCACACAGAACATGCATCACTCCTGCTCAGACCCCATTGGCTGTAACCCAGTCACATGGCCACTGAATGCAAAGGAGCATGGGAAATGTGGCttagcaggtgctcagcaaaaaGAGGAAACGGGTTTTTGGTGAACAGCTAGCTGTCTCTGCCACAGGTGCCTTTGACATTGAATGGGGCTTTGTGGGGGATAAAGAGGGTGTTCTGAATGGTCAGCAAAATTTCTATAATCCAAGAACTGGTCCAAGGGGTCAGGATGCCCCTGGTTTCTCTGCCCCAACAATTTTGCCATCAGCAAACAGAGCTAAGACTTTGCAAAGGAGTTGGGGCTGACAATGGGccattctgtggctccctctctctctgcccctcccccacttgcactctgcctcaaaaataagataaacattaaaaaaaaatttaaaaattacagtatCAGAGCATAAAAGCCCTCAGCAGTTTGCGGGCCCGGGCATCTTGGGGAAGCCTTAGAGTCATGAGGTGGGAAGGGCTCTGGGAAGCAGCCAGTCACGTCCCTGTTCTCCAGGGGAAGACCAGCGTGTGCTGACATTGGCCACCTGGGAGGGTCTCCCATTGCTGAGTGTCTTACTGAAAGGCGATTCCGCAAAGCCAAGGTGGTCAGCCCTGGGGCTTTCGTACCCCTGAGGTCATGGCCATTCAGCTGGTTGCGGCAGCTCAAAGCAGGCCTGTGTTTCTCCTCTACCCTTGTCCTTGAGAAAGTCCCACGTCCGTGTTGCTATCTCCTTGGCTGCAGCTGTGACCAGTGGCCACGATGGAGGCTGTGACTGCTATGTCCAAGGCAGCGTGGCCAACAGGACGGGCACCGCAGAGGCCCAGACGGCCCTGAAGAAGCGGCAGCTGCACACCATGTGGGAGGAAGGTCTGGCGCTCCCCCTGGCGGAGGAGGAGCTCCCCACAGCCACCCTGCTGCTGACCCTGCGGACCTGCGACCGCTTCTCCCGCCACAGCGTGGTCGGGGAGCTCCGCCTGGGCCTGGACGGGGTGTCTGTGCCTCTGGGGGCCGCCCAGTGGGGTGAGCTGAAGACTTCAGTTAAGGTAGGGTGACCTCGCACCAGGAAAGTTGAAGCCTGTTAGGGGAGCATGCGGCGGCAGGACTGGGCCAGGGCTCTCGAAACAAGCATCACGGACCTTCCCcaggtgtgcgtgtgcgtgtgcgtgtgcgagAGGACGCTCGGTGTCGTGAACAGGGTGGAGGGCTGGAGCGGACTCAGCCCAGCCTATGGAATTTCTGGAGTCTGGTTTTGCTTCTAGCTTGCCATGTAAGATCCCCCTGCCATCATGGAAAACACATTATGTGTGATTTGGCTCTGAtgctcggggggaggggggagagtaagtgggggaggagcagaggggggagagagagagaatcctaagcaggctccacacccagcatggagcccgacatgggactcgatctcatgaccgtgagatcgtgacctgagctgaaatcaggaggcagatgctcaaccagctgagccctccaggcgccccagtaatggCCCCATTTATATTCACGTACATTCCCTGTgtccctgctgtgtgccaggcactgctgggGAGATGAGCACCGTGTGGAATCCTTCTACCCAGAACTTACAGGCCAGAGGCATAAATTGGAGCAGACGAGTGACATTGACAAGGACAACGATGATATTGGACATGCATTGAATCCTAAGACATGGAAGAAAGGCCTAACCTAACTCTGATGGAGAGTTCTAGAAGGCCTGGTGCGAAATGGCATTTGTACTGGGATTTGGAGGATGGACTGGGCTAGGGACAGCCCCAGAGCCCGGTGCTCTCTGTTGTCACCAGCCCTGGCATGGTTCTCCCCAGCCCTCTGCTGTCAGGGGAGCCGAGGGTGTGAGAGGAAGGTCTGCTGAAAGGCTGCACTGCTCAGAGAGGGGTCTCTTGGAGAGCAAACCATCGATCCTCCCAGGTCAGGGCAGCGAGGGGTCGGAGACATCAGGGCTGTAGGATGGTGTGTGATTATTTAGGCTCTGGGGTCAAGGCCTTATCCAAGGGCTGCCACAGTGGAGCCTAGAGAGAACCTTCTAGAAGACCAGTCTCAACCTGCTGGCCGGTGCCTTCTCggggagactgggtggcctaCAGAGTCCTAAGTATTTACTACCTGactttacagaagaagtttgctGACTCCCATGCTAGAGTGATAAAATACTAACAAAGCGCATTCATTTGGGGGTACTTATCTATCAGCTGCTGTGCTTGGAACTCTACCCCAGTTCTTTCCCGGAGCAGCCTGGTAAAGGTGACACTGTGACTCATTTACAGACGTGGAGCCTGGGGCTTAGATTAGCTGGGTGACCCTTGCAGGGTCACCCAGCTGGGACATTGCAAGCGGTACCTCGGGACCGGGTTGGTCTGGCTGTGAGTCCTGTGCTGTCCCCTCACCACCGTGCCATGTAAATGCCGTCTGAGTGCCCGATGGTGTATGAGGCTCCATCAGCTAGAGCCTTCCCTGACGGACGCCTTCggtccccacctgcctcccttttTGCTATAATCTCTtccttgccttatttttctttctttcccagcctcagaaaatggacaaaaatttGCAGCCACTCTCAGCTGGAACCAGGCTGTTCTGAAGCACAGTCCCTAATTAGCGCGTGGTTTGGGATTTGTGCGGAATCACAGCCCGGGGGGCCTGGGAAGAAGATCGCACGCTTTGGTTTATTCGGCTGGTAGAGCAGCTTTCTCTGCAGGTGGAGGGGCTCCCCTAGGGCTTTGGAGACTTTGGTGCCGCCAGGGCCGAGGGAGCCTATCTCTCTGGAAGTCTCAGACCTTCTAGCCTTCCCCCTAGCAGAGCAAGACACGTTCGTTCATCCCACAAACACCCTGCCCGGCTTCCAGCCTGTGCCAGGCACAGCGCCAggagctggggacacagcagaaaTCAACACCGGGCCCTGCCCTCACAGTGCACGCATTCTAATCCTCATCATGCTCAGAGGGGCCACTGTGCCTCAAGGACACTCTCACGTCCTCGTGGCCCCCTGGCCTGCTTCCACACACGTGAGCAATGACTGCAGCATGCCGTCCGACCTAGGAGCTGGCGCCCCGCGGCAGGTGGGGGTGGCCCTGGCCCCAGCTCGAGGGTGAGGACTGACGTGAACAAGGCGGGCAGAGCCTTCAGTGGCTGCTTCGCTCCTCTGTGGGCTAGAACGGGTTAACGGAGGGGCCAGCCAGGTCTTGCCGGAAGACATTCAGCCCGAATGTGGCGTGTGCGTCATCAGGGATCATAGAGCAACCCACTCGGAGGGCATCTCGAATGATTCGCTGAGAGCCCAAGAGAAAGatggggggcagggtgtgggtgAAGAAGGTTATTTTTGTCAGCAGGTACTTGGAGCAGC is a genomic window of Acinonyx jubatus isolate Ajub_Pintada_27869175 chromosome D1, VMU_Ajub_asm_v1.0, whole genome shotgun sequence containing:
- the SYT13 gene encoding synaptotagmin-13 translates to MVLSVPVIALGATLGTATSILALCGVTCLCRHMHPKKGVQRERDPDPEKARPGVLRSAQQFNVKKSTEPVQPRALLKLPDIYGPRPAVTAPEVINYADYTLRTTEEPVAPASPQAPNDSRLKRQVTEELFILPQNGVVEDVCVIEAWNPEKAASWNQAPKLHYRLDYDQQKAELFVTRLEAVTSGHDGGCDCYVQGSVANRTGTAEAQTALKKRQLHTMWEEGLALPLAEEELPTATLLLTLRTCDRFSRHSVVGELRLGLDGVSVPLGAAQWGELKTSVKEPSAGTGEVLLSISYLPAANRLLVVLIKAKNLHSNQPKALLGKDVSVKVTLKHQAQKLKKKQTKRAKHKINPVWNEMIMFELPDGLLQASSVELEVLGQDEEGQSCALGRCSLGLHASGSERSHWEEMLKNPRRQIAMWHQLRL